A single region of the Bacteroidota bacterium genome encodes:
- a CDS encoding glycine--tRNA ligase: protein MIANDAEKFKKVISHAKEYGYIFQSSEIYDGLSAVYDYGPYGALLKNNIKEYWWKAMVQMHENIVGLDSAILMHPTTWKASGHVDAFSDPLIDNKDSKKRYRADVLIEEFLAKQDEKVDKEVEKAKKRFENFDETMFRTTNGRVLEIAAKREAVHTRFVKALNDNNLDELKQIIIDCEIVDPISGTRNWTDVRQFNLMFSTSFGAASDSSDVVYLRPETAQGIFVNFLNVQKTTRQKIPFGIAQIGKAFRNEIVARQFIFRMREFEQMEMQFFVRPGEEMNYYNYWKKTRMQWHRALGTDASMLQFHDHDKVAHYANAAVDIEFKFPFGFKELEGIHSRTNFDLSRHTEFSGKKLQYFDAELNENYIPYVVETSIGCDRMFLAMLCNAYDEEVVGEETRVVLRLPAILAPIKVAVLPLIKKDGLPEKAMEIFNTLKFNHQCYYEEKDSIGKRYRRMDAIGTPYCITVDHQTLEDNTVTIRERDSMQQERIAIADVLQIVNAKVDINTVLKQLAD from the coding sequence ATGATTGCCAACGACGCAGAAAAGTTTAAAAAAGTGATAAGCCATGCCAAAGAGTATGGTTATATATTCCAGAGTTCGGAAATTTATGATGGATTAAGTGCGGTTTACGATTACGGTCCGTACGGGGCTTTGCTGAAAAATAATATCAAAGAATACTGGTGGAAAGCTATGGTGCAGATGCATGAAAACATTGTGGGCCTCGATTCGGCTATTTTGATGCACCCGACCACCTGGAAGGCAAGTGGCCACGTGGATGCATTTAGCGACCCGCTTATCGACAATAAAGATTCTAAAAAACGTTACCGCGCTGATGTACTTATTGAAGAATTTTTGGCGAAACAGGATGAAAAGGTTGATAAAGAGGTAGAAAAAGCAAAAAAACGTTTCGAAAATTTCGATGAAACGATGTTCAGAACTACGAATGGTCGTGTGCTCGAAATTGCTGCCAAAAGAGAAGCAGTGCATACGCGTTTTGTTAAAGCATTAAATGATAATAATCTCGACGAGCTCAAACAAATAATTATTGATTGCGAAATTGTTGACCCGATTTCCGGTACGCGCAACTGGACCGATGTACGTCAGTTTAATTTGATGTTTTCAACCAGTTTTGGTGCTGCGTCCGATTCGTCTGATGTTGTTTACCTGCGTCCTGAAACTGCGCAGGGTATTTTTGTTAATTTTTTGAATGTGCAAAAAACTACACGTCAGAAAATTCCTTTCGGTATTGCACAAATTGGAAAAGCATTCAGAAATGAAATTGTTGCCCGTCAGTTTATTTTCCGCATGCGCGAATTCGAACAAATGGAAATGCAATTTTTTGTTCGTCCGGGCGAAGAAATGAATTATTATAATTACTGGAAAAAAACACGCATGCAATGGCACCGCGCTTTAGGTACTGATGCAAGCATGTTACAATTCCACGACCACGATAAAGTTGCACATTATGCAAATGCTGCTGTGGATATTGAATTTAAATTTCCATTTGGTTTTAAAGAACTGGAAGGTATTCACTCACGCACAAATTTTGATTTAAGCCGACATACAGAATTCAGCGGAAAAAAATTACAATATTTTGATGCTGAATTAAATGAAAATTATATTCCTTACGTGGTAGAAACATCCATTGGTTGCGACCGTATGTTTTTAGCTATGTTATGTAATGCTTATGATGAAGAAGTTGTTGGTGAAGAAACACGTGTGGTATTGCGATTACCCGCTATTCTTGCCCCAATTAAAGTGGCAGTATTACCATTAATTAAAAAAGATGGTTTACCTGAAAAAGCAATGGAAATATTTAATACACTGAAATTTAATCACCAGTGTTATTACGAAGAAAAAGACAGTATCGGAAAACGTTACCGTCGTATGGATGCTATTGGTACACCTTATTGTATTACCGTTGACCATCAAACATTAGAAGATAATACAGTGACCATCCGCGAACGCGACAGCATGCAACAAGAACGTATTGCTATTGCTGATGTATTACAAATTGTAAATGCAAAAGTGGATATTAATACTGTATTAAAACAATTAGCAGATTAA
- a CDS encoding chromophore lyase CpcT/CpeT, producing MKKLVFIFLFLVSFQSKAQFENIYGTLLAYMTGSFSSEAQSKADSNFYDIRLHMVEIQMGNEPGNWLYVEQALGSAQDKPYRQRVYQVVEITLGIYESRVYEFENPLQYAGGWKDASKLNSLTFDKLILRDGCSITLKYEHELVGDININRFVGSTGATSCPSSLRGASYATSEVIITEDQLLSWDRGWDVNGKQVWGAETGGYIFVKTTE from the coding sequence ATGAAAAAACTTGTTTTTATTTTTCTGTTTTTAGTTTCGTTTCAATCGAAAGCACAGTTTGAAAATATTTATGGAACCTTATTGGCATATATGACAGGTTCGTTTTCGAGTGAAGCCCAAAGCAAAGCTGATTCCAATTTTTATGATATCCGTTTGCACATGGTTGAAATTCAAATGGGTAATGAACCCGGCAATTGGCTGTATGTGGAACAAGCGTTAGGTAGTGCGCAAGATAAACCATATCGCCAAAGAGTATATCAGGTAGTAGAAATTACATTGGGTATTTATGAAAGTCGTGTATATGAATTTGAAAATCCATTACAATATGCAGGAGGATGGAAGGATGCCTCAAAATTAAATTCGCTCACATTTGATAAATTGATTTTACGCGATGGTTGTTCTATTACTTTAAAATACGAACACGAGTTAGTAGGAGATATCAATATCAATCGTTTTGTTGGTTCCACGGGTGCTACATCTTGCCCGAGTAGTTTGCGTGGCGCCAGTTATGCAACCAGCGAAGTTATTATCACCGAAGATCAGTTGTTAAGCTGGGATCGCGGATGGGATGTTAATGGGAAACAGGTTTGGGGAGCAGAAACAGGTGGCTATATTTTTGTAAAAACAACAGAATAA
- a CDS encoding DUF2911 domain-containing protein: MSACKNSAQEAVKEKRKDEMTNKENRVSPQATATATIGTNTITVNYSSPAVKGRPIWGALVPYGEVWRTGANEATTVTFTQDVTIQGQTLSAATYSFFTIPTDSTWTLIFNNEETQWGAFKYDQSDDALRIQVTPVATEVLTENLTFTVVADAQPNTGIIRLNWEKLQIDCPFSN, translated from the coding sequence ATGAGTGCCTGTAAAAATTCAGCACAGGAAGCAGTTAAAGAAAAGCGGAAAGATGAAATGACCAACAAAGAAAACCGTGTGAGTCCGCAAGCCACTGCTACTGCAACAATTGGCACCAATACCATTACCGTAAACTATAGTTCACCTGCCGTAAAAGGTCGCCCAATTTGGGGAGCATTAGTGCCTTATGGAGAAGTATGGCGCACAGGGGCAAATGAGGCTACAACAGTAACCTTTACCCAGGATGTTACCATTCAGGGCCAAACCTTATCTGCAGCTACGTATTCATTTTTTACTATCCCAACTGATTCAACCTGGACACTAATTTTTAATAACGAAGAAACACAATGGGGTGCTTTTAAATACGACCAAAGTGATGATGCTTTGCGTATTCAGGTAACACCAGTTGCAACCGAAGTGTTAACTGAAAATTTAACCTTTACTGTTGTTGCTGATGCTCAACCGAACACAGGAATTATTCGTTTGAACTGGGAAAAATTGCAAATAGATTGTCCTTTTTCTAACTAA
- a CDS encoding arsenite methyltransferase, protein MENNQNVKELVKEKYSEIALQSKTTNASSCCGAGGCSTIDLEIMSENYTSLEGYFADADLGLGCGIPTEFAQIKKGDTVVDLGSGAGNDAFVARSIVGEDGRVIGIDMTEKMIELSRNNATKLQLQNVEFRLGDIENIPITSNKADVVVSNCVLNLVPDKVKAFSEMYRILKPGGHFSVSDIVLSGTLPNEIIKEAEMYAGCVSGAIQKNDYLQIIQQNGFSNITINKEKEIILPDDILSNYLSAEQIAAFKNSGTGIFSITVFGEKPKDCGCGTECCN, encoded by the coding sequence ATGGAAAACAATCAAAATGTAAAAGAACTGGTTAAAGAAAAATACAGTGAAATTGCACTGCAATCAAAAACCACTAATGCTTCATCTTGCTGTGGTGCAGGAGGATGTTCAACCATTGACCTCGAAATTATGAGTGAAAATTATACTTCACTGGAAGGTTATTTTGCTGATGCCGATTTGGGTTTAGGCTGCGGAATTCCTACGGAATTTGCACAAATTAAAAAAGGTGATACCGTTGTAGACCTTGGCTCCGGAGCAGGTAACGATGCCTTTGTAGCACGCAGTATTGTTGGTGAAGATGGACGTGTAATCGGTATTGACATGACCGAAAAAATGATTGAACTTTCACGTAACAATGCAACTAAATTACAATTACAAAATGTAGAATTTCGTTTAGGTGATATTGAAAATATTCCCATTACATCAAATAAAGCTGATGTGGTTGTAAGCAATTGTGTATTAAATCTGGTTCCCGATAAAGTAAAAGCATTTTCTGAAATGTATCGCATTTTAAAACCGGGTGGGCATTTTAGTGTTTCAGATATTGTTTTATCCGGCACATTGCCAAATGAAATAATTAAAGAAGCAGAAATGTATGCAGGTTGTGTGAGTGGAGCCATTCAAAAAAATGATTATTTACAAATCATTCAGCAAAATGGTTTTAGTAATATTACCATTAATAAAGAGAAAGAAATTATTTTGCCGGATGATATTTTATCGAATTATTTAAGTGCTGAACAAATAGCGGCATTTAAAAACAGTGGAACCGGAATTTTTAGTATCACCGTTTTCGGAGAAAAACCTAAAGATTGTGGTTGCGGTACCGAGTGTTGTAATTAA
- a CDS encoding GNAT family N-acetyltransferase, with product MIHFRTAVDEDLLEVKKLLAASALPFEDIDNLISDFEIALVDNKIIGAAGVEKHFPYMLIRSVVIDPTFRNKQIGNQLIHALMDKLYPENYKGFYLLTETAASFFTKLGFMPVQRENVPVEIQQTTEFSTICPSSALVMYKLNSNNN from the coding sequence ATGATACATTTCAGAACGGCTGTTGATGAAGATTTACTGGAAGTAAAAAAACTGCTTGCCGCAAGTGCACTTCCATTTGAAGATATTGATAATTTGATTTCCGATTTTGAAATTGCTTTGGTAGATAATAAAATTATTGGCGCCGCAGGAGTTGAAAAACATTTTCCTTATATGTTAATTCGCTCAGTTGTTATTGATCCAACATTTAGAAATAAACAAATTGGCAATCAACTGATACATGCGCTTATGGATAAATTATATCCTGAAAATTACAAGGGTTTTTATTTACTTACTGAAACAGCAGCCTCATTTTTTACAAAATTAGGTTTTATGCCGGTGCAGCGCGAAAACGTTCCGGTAGAAATTCAACAAACAACAGAATTTTCTACAATTTGTCCTTCGTCAGCATTGGTTATGTATAAATTAAATTCGAATAACAATTAA
- a CDS encoding winged helix-turn-helix transcriptional regulator, with product MAYSKKHEFDPDSVRIADIAKALGHPARIEILKVLSNGQCVCGDIVEQLPLSQSTVSQHLKELKAVGLIKGEIDGPRVCYCLNESVCNNALGFFKQLFNEIKCC from the coding sequence ATGGCCTACTCAAAAAAACATGAATTTGACCCCGACAGCGTCCGAATTGCCGATATTGCTAAGGCTTTGGGCCATCCGGCGCGCATTGAAATACTAAAAGTGCTCTCGAACGGACAATGTGTTTGTGGTGATATTGTTGAACAATTGCCACTTTCGCAAAGCACCGTTTCACAACATCTTAAAGAATTAAAAGCAGTCGGGCTCATAAAAGGGGAAATTGACGGACCCAGAGTTTGTTATTGCTTAAACGAATCGGTTTGTAATAATGCACTGGGGTTTTTCAAACAGTTATTTAACGAAATAAAATGTTGCTGA
- a CDS encoding T9SS type A sorting domain-containing protein — protein sequence MKRLLLSFAIICVSSTWVKAVHIIGGELTYRDLGSDLYEVQLIIYRDCNGLTNFDNPAYLDVYTALDNVLTLEFTLSDPIVTSIDDVTFECAGPFVSTCIEKGVYLDTISLPGVVGGYNIVYNRCCLSAAYVNLSEPDEDGFAVFAHIPGTDITTINSSPVFSPIETFLVCLDEPISTIFTATDPDGDALVYTFYEPFLGGNPANPAPVPALPPPYATVNYEAGFSGIHPLNASPELAINPATGEITGTPLNEGFYLIGIAVSEFRDGVLLNTTYLQTEFIVANCTPVFPTISVDTEINTCNTFEIDFNNATDFWATSFWDFGDGDTSNLYSPSHTYTAEGTYNATYIANKGLFCSDTANITIHVLPISPTTIDFDYSPDLDVCFSDTLLFYTDADPDYNWINTLTGAIIGENDTLDLSGDIGAHSITLFTTDDDFCYLSDTVEATVHAPLGMALIPSVWFDGQVILICLALESPDVDTYQWYLNGNPIAGEADSEIIFIDTCGYYSITITDIYGCVYTSEAEFLCPTAIENYATTLFEIMPNPSDGIITINSDKINGLADIKLFNVLGETVLTQQINFDKSQTLHIETGPGIYFLEISNNNQRCIQQLIIK from the coding sequence ATGAAAAGGCTCCTCCTTTCGTTTGCAATAATTTGTGTGTCTTCAACCTGGGTAAAAGCGGTACATATTATTGGCGGTGAATTAACCTACCGGGATTTGGGTTCCGATTTATATGAAGTTCAATTGATAATTTACCGCGATTGCAACGGACTTACCAATTTTGATAATCCTGCTTATCTGGATGTATATACTGCATTGGACAATGTATTGACACTAGAATTCACACTTTCTGACCCAATTGTTACTTCAATAGATGATGTTACTTTTGAATGCGCAGGACCGTTTGTTTCAACCTGCATTGAAAAAGGTGTATACCTTGATACAATCAGTCTGCCGGGTGTCGTTGGTGGTTACAATATCGTTTACAACCGCTGCTGCCTATCAGCAGCATATGTCAATTTATCTGAGCCCGATGAAGACGGTTTTGCCGTATTTGCGCATATTCCGGGTACAGATATTACCACAATTAACAGTTCACCGGTTTTTAGTCCGATAGAAACATTTTTAGTGTGTTTAGACGAACCAATATCTACAATTTTTACAGCTACCGACCCGGATGGCGATGCCTTGGTATATACTTTTTATGAACCATTTCTTGGAGGTAATCCTGCAAATCCGGCACCGGTTCCTGCGCTTCCTCCTCCGTATGCAACTGTAAATTATGAAGCCGGATTTTCCGGTATTCATCCCTTAAATGCTTCCCCCGAATTGGCAATTAATCCCGCAACCGGAGAAATTACCGGAACGCCATTAAATGAAGGTTTTTATTTAATTGGGATTGCAGTATCTGAATTTCGTGATGGGGTTTTATTGAACACTACTTATCTGCAAACTGAATTTATTGTTGCAAATTGTACTCCTGTTTTTCCTACAATTAGTGTAGATACGGAAATTAATACGTGTAATACTTTTGAAATAGATTTCAATAACGCCACTGATTTTTGGGCTACCTCTTTTTGGGATTTTGGTGATGGCGATACATCTAATTTATATAGTCCAAGTCATACGTACACTGCTGAAGGAACTTACAACGCAACCTACATCGCTAACAAAGGATTATTTTGCAGCGATACGGCTAATATTACTATTCATGTATTACCAATTAGCCCAACAACCATAGATTTTGATTATTCACCTGATCTGGATGTTTGTTTTAGTGACACATTATTATTTTACACCGATGCTGACCCTGATTATAATTGGATAAACACATTAACCGGAGCAATAATTGGCGAAAATGATACACTGGATTTATCAGGAGATATCGGTGCTCATTCAATTACATTATTTACTACTGATGATGATTTTTGTTATTTGTCGGATACCGTTGAAGCAACTGTGCATGCTCCATTGGGAATGGCCCTGATTCCATCAGTATGGTTCGATGGACAAGTAATATTGATATGTCTCGCTTTAGAATCACCGGATGTGGATACTTATCAATGGTACTTAAATGGAAATCCAATTGCGGGTGAAGCTGACAGCGAAATTATTTTTATCGATACCTGCGGATATTACAGCATTACGATAACCGATATATATGGATGTGTATACACTTCGGAAGCTGAATTTTTATGTCCGACAGCAATTGAAAATTATGCCACCACATTGTTTGAAATAATGCCAAATCCTTCAGATGGAATAATTACCATTAATTCCGATAAAATAAACGGATTGGCTGATATCAAATTATTTAATGTGTTGGGAGAAACAGTGTTGACGCAACAAATTAATTTTGATAAATCGCAAACGCTACATATTGAAACGGGTCCCGGAATTTATTTCCTGGAAATTAGTAACAACAATCAGCGTTGTATACAACAATTGATAATTAAATAG
- a CDS encoding ABC-F family ATP-binding cassette domain-containing protein: MISVQNLSIHFGGIFLFEDVSFALKENDRVGLVGKNGAGKSTLMKIMSGLQKPDSGQVVLPKDSLIGFLHQDLSKMKGKTVFEETQTAFNEALQLDQRMHEIEHELTVRTDYESDSYHDIINEIQEISHRLEIINVATIEKQIELVLMGLGFMREDFDKPVETFSGGWQMRIELAKILLSKPELVLLDEPTNHLDIESIQWLETYLETYPGAIMIVSHDRTFLDNVTKRTIEIVSQKIYDYPANYSTFVELRKERIDQQRAAQKNQEKYIEHTEKLIDKFRAKANKAKFAQSLIKKLDKIEEIEVDDEETATIHFYFPKPQRSGKTVVTGKKVSKTYDVKLILDEIDFEINRGDKIAFVGKNGEGKSTLSKIIAGLEKYTGEMELGHNVNLGYYAQNQAETLSGDDTVFDTIDKVAAGEMRSHIRTLLGAFLFGGEASFKKVKVLSGGEKSRLAMCKLLLEPYNLLVLDEPTNHLDMRSKDVLKNALNNFEGTVIVVSHDRDFLKGITNRVFEFKDKKIKEHIGDIYDYLEAKK; this comes from the coding sequence ATGATTTCAGTGCAGAACCTGTCCATTCACTTTGGCGGTATTTTTTTATTTGAAGATGTTTCCTTTGCCTTAAAAGAGAACGACCGTGTTGGTTTAGTTGGTAAAAACGGTGCCGGTAAGTCCACCCTCATGAAAATAATGAGCGGATTACAAAAACCGGATTCAGGACAGGTTGTATTACCAAAAGACAGCTTAATCGGATTTTTACATCAGGATTTGAGTAAAATGAAAGGTAAAACCGTGTTTGAAGAAACACAAACTGCCTTTAACGAAGCCTTACAGCTTGACCAGCGGATGCACGAAATTGAACATGAACTCACGGTAAGAACCGATTACGAAAGTGATTCTTACCATGATATCATTAATGAAATTCAGGAAATTTCGCATCGCCTGGAAATAATAAATGTGGCCACCATCGAAAAACAAATTGAATTGGTATTGATGGGTTTGGGTTTTATGCGCGAAGATTTTGATAAACCGGTTGAAACGTTCAGCGGTGGATGGCAAATGCGTATTGAGCTGGCAAAAATATTATTAAGTAAACCGGAATTGGTTTTACTCGATGAGCCTACGAATCACCTGGATATTGAAAGTATTCAATGGCTGGAAACTTATTTGGAAACTTATCCCGGTGCAATTATGATTGTGTCCCACGATAGAACATTTTTAGATAATGTAACAAAACGCACTATCGAAATTGTTAGTCAGAAAATATATGACTATCCTGCCAATTATTCCACGTTTGTTGAATTGAGAAAAGAGCGTATTGATCAACAACGCGCCGCACAAAAAAATCAGGAAAAATATATTGAGCATACTGAAAAACTGATTGATAAATTCAGAGCAAAAGCCAACAAGGCAAAATTTGCACAATCGCTCATTAAAAAATTGGATAAGATTGAAGAAATTGAAGTTGATGATGAAGAAACTGCAACCATTCACTTCTATTTTCCAAAACCACAACGTTCAGGAAAAACTGTTGTAACCGGTAAAAAAGTTTCTAAAACGTACGATGTAAAATTAATTTTAGATGAAATTGATTTTGAAATAAATCGCGGCGATAAAATTGCATTTGTAGGTAAAAACGGTGAAGGTAAATCTACCCTCTCAAAAATAATTGCAGGGCTGGAAAAATACACCGGCGAAATGGAATTAGGTCACAATGTAAACCTTGGTTATTACGCCCAAAATCAGGCGGAAACACTGAGTGGTGATGATACTGTATTTGACACCATCGATAAGGTTGCGGCAGGTGAAATGCGTTCGCATATCAGAACTTTATTGGGTGCGTTTTTATTTGGTGGTGAAGCTTCGTTTAAAAAAGTAAAAGTATTATCGGGTGGTGAAAAATCGCGACTGGCAATGTGTAAATTATTGCTTGAGCCATATAATTTATTGGTACTCGATGAGCCTACCAACCACTTGGACATGCGCAGTAAAGATGTATTAAAAAATGCATTAAATAATTTTGAAGGAACAGTAATTGTGGTTTCTCACGATCGTGATTTTTTAAAGGGAATTACCAACCGTGTGTTTGAATTTAAGGATAAAAAAATTAAAGAACATATCGGAGACATTTATGATTATCTGGAAGCTAAAAAATAA
- a CDS encoding T9SS type A sorting domain-containing protein produces the protein MKKQYLFIVYLLVSFCLQSTYAQQGNKPLFSKEYNYTTFSNSRVLINGELEKNSSAYAKSHEEYGILPFNAGCEDCSEIIDQRTVNTRYYVGNDPSERDVYAQTSLNDLHYKNANGDWITIDYRLHPTDNENIYSAIKQEQPTAINFNTNATSIQLTEAFSFIFNKSWLLSGSNTPEITKLMQPSNHTVGNDGAILYNAWNGIDIRHTFSKGKIKTDFILHNLNAIDAGSDYSIFKETITLPEGFSIIRDIYEGEETPSGRWSGDLILVDAFGNEFARFDRVFTYMENPVDEEMAANNLIGEYAVEQVGNQVTVSLYLDNSWLTNPERTFPIVIDPTVSGTPASIAGTPLGSRYWPEYCIHTMNVSTPANATLTTANVSLDVEAKNGGCTPSGNCAKNFTVVYISTSCGVDPIGAPGIIYTCVGGGTCLIAGHLVLATTSMPHLVSGCFTPSCASFTIPFNVHLQRLACVNTDPLCDVPCIQLDDFDVTIKGKTVEATATAAGGTSYTILNCADQSDWLAPTTPIYGVPGYTYSWSPIGATSDSVYVTFPLGTTSYTLTITDACGNTATDVVTVTNNCLLLPLPLTEFSGYHLEKNNYLSWSTQSEIGTNYIIERSTTGNDFYSIGTVESKNNSGFQNYTFVDLSPESQIIYYRLKQTNSNNEVMYSDVIAIKTSYQPGNEITSTIFDAESNTLHVSVNSTNNGSAVMTVYDLSGKIVFTNSIALSQGTTVVKTTLPELAKGAYLINLQLADTNMEGKFVN, from the coding sequence ATGAAAAAGCAGTATTTATTTATTGTTTATTTACTTGTATCGTTTTGCTTGCAAAGCACCTATGCACAGCAAGGAAATAAGCCTTTGTTTTCAAAAGAATATAATTACACAACTTTTAGTAATTCCCGGGTTTTAATAAATGGAGAACTTGAAAAAAATTCAAGTGCTTATGCAAAATCGCATGAAGAATATGGTATTTTACCTTTTAATGCCGGTTGCGAAGACTGCAGTGAAATAATTGATCAGCGTACGGTAAATACAAGATATTATGTTGGTAATGATCCAAGCGAAAGGGATGTTTATGCGCAAACATCTTTAAACGATTTACATTATAAAAATGCAAACGGCGATTGGATAACTATTGATTACAGATTGCATCCCACAGACAATGAAAATATTTACAGTGCAATAAAACAAGAACAGCCTACTGCAATAAATTTTAATACAAATGCTACTTCTATCCAATTGACAGAAGCGTTCAGTTTTATTTTTAATAAAAGTTGGTTATTAAGTGGGAGCAACACACCGGAAATAACTAAATTAATGCAACCTTCAAATCATACTGTTGGCAACGATGGCGCAATTTTATATAACGCTTGGAATGGTATTGATATTCGCCATACATTTTCAAAAGGTAAAATTAAAACTGATTTTATTTTACATAATTTAAATGCAATTGATGCAGGTAGCGATTACAGTATTTTTAAAGAAACAATTACTTTACCCGAAGGATTTTCCATTATTCGCGATATTTATGAAGGTGAAGAAACCCCGAGTGGCCGTTGGAGTGGCGATTTAATTTTAGTTGATGCATTTGGAAATGAATTTGCACGTTTTGATCGTGTATTTACCTACATGGAAAATCCTGTTGATGAAGAAATGGCTGCAAACAATTTAATTGGTGAATATGCTGTTGAGCAAGTTGGAAATCAAGTGACTGTTTCATTGTATTTAGATAATAGCTGGTTAACAAACCCGGAAAGAACTTTCCCTATTGTAATTGACCCAACCGTTAGCGGCACGCCTGCATCCATAGCCGGAACACCACTTGGGTCGCGCTATTGGCCGGAATATTGTATTCACACCATGAACGTTTCTACTCCTGCAAATGCAACGTTAACTACAGCAAACGTTTCGTTAGATGTTGAAGCAAAAAATGGCGGTTGTACGCCAAGCGGAAATTGCGCAAAAAATTTCACAGTAGTCTATATATCGACAAGTTGCGGAGTTGATCCTATTGGAGCTCCCGGAATTATTTACACTTGTGTTGGCGGTGGAACTTGTTTAATTGCGGGACATTTAGTTTTAGCAACTACCAGTATGCCACATTTAGTATCCGGATGTTTTACACCAAGTTGCGCATCATTTACAATTCCATTTAATGTGCACTTACAACGATTGGCTTGTGTTAATACCGATCCGCTTTGTGATGTGCCTTGTATTCAATTAGATGATTTTGATGTTACTATAAAAGGAAAAACAGTAGAGGCAACAGCAACTGCTGCCGGAGGAACTTCTTACACGATTTTAAATTGCGCTGATCAATCAGATTGGCTAGCTCCAACAACTCCAATTTATGGGGTACCAGGTTATACTTATTCATGGTCACCAATTGGTGCAACAAGCGATAGCGTGTATGTAACTTTTCCTCTAGGTACAACATCATATACTTTGACAATTACAGACGCGTGCGGAAATACCGCTACCGATGTTGTTACTGTTACAAACAATTGTTTATTATTGCCATTACCTTTAACTGAATTTAGTGGCTATCATCTTGAAAAAAATAACTACTTAAGTTGGAGCACCCAATCTGAAATTGGCACAAATTATATTATCGAACGTTCAACTACCGGTAACGACTTCTATTCAATCGGTACCGTAGAATCTAAAAATAATTCCGGATTTCAAAATTATACCTTCGTTGATTTGAGTCCCGAAAGTCAGATTATTTATTACAGACTGAAACAAACAAATTCAAATAATGAAGTTATGTATTCAGATGTGATTGCAATTAAAACTTCATATCAACCGGGTAATGAAATAACTTCAACAATTTTTGATGCTGAAAGTAATACCCTGCACGTTAGTGTTAATTCTACAAACAATGGATCAGCAGTTATGACTGTTTACGACCTTTCCGGCAAAATAGTATTTACTAATTCAATTGCGCTGTCACAAGGAACTACAGTTGTTAAAACAACTTTACCTGAACTTGCCAAAGGAGCTTATTTAATTAATTTGCAATTAGCCGATACTAATATGGAAGGCAAGTTTGTCAATTAA
- a CDS encoding DUF2461 domain-containing protein, whose translation MSQIQKNSLKFLKQLAANNNKAWFDANRPDYEAAKANFIEFIGELITKMGAIDSGVAGLEAKKTIFRINRDVRFSKDKSPYKNNFGATLSMGGKNMQTAGYYFQIQPGNKSFAAAGSYMPIPENLAKIRQEIDYNFKDFKKIVESAAFKKQFETLDEIEKLKTVPKGYNADNAALEYLKHKSFVVSHTFTDAEVTDPAFIKTVVATFKTAFPLVKFINNALE comes from the coding sequence ATGTCACAAATCCAAAAAAATTCGCTAAAATTTTTAAAACAGCTTGCAGCAAATAACAATAAAGCCTGGTTTGATGCCAACCGACCTGATTATGAAGCGGCAAAAGCCAATTTTATTGAATTTATTGGCGAATTAATTACCAAAATGGGCGCTATCGATTCAGGTGTTGCCGGATTGGAAGCTAAAAAAACAATATTTCGAATCAACCGTGACGTGCGATTTTCGAAGGATAAAAGTCCTTACAAAAACAATTTCGGGGCTACGCTTAGTATGGGTGGAAAAAACATGCAAACGGCAGGATATTATTTCCAGATTCAGCCCGGTAATAAAAGTTTTGCCGCCGCCGGTTCCTACATGCCGATTCCTGAAAATCTCGCAAAAATCAGACAGGAAATCGATTATAATTTTAAAGATTTCAAAAAAATAGTGGAATCCGCTGCATTCAAAAAACAGTTTGAAACTTTAGATGAAATTGAAAAATTAAAAACGGTGCCGAAGGGCTACAATGCTGATAATGCGGCTTTGGAATATCTGAAACATAAAAGTTTTGTAGTGTCACACACCTTTACTGATGCGGAGGTTACCGACCCTGCTTTCATTAAAACTGTAGTTGCTACATTTAAAACCGCATTTCCATTGGTAAAATTTATAAATAATGCTTTAGAATAA